In a genomic window of Babylonia areolata isolate BAREFJ2019XMU chromosome 3, ASM4173473v1, whole genome shotgun sequence:
- the LOC143279816 gene encoding uncharacterized protein LOC143279816 — protein sequence MGGAVSTGDDNDELVDNLVDADYIKTLKIERIFRAVDRANYFLPDHVESAYKDLAWKHGHLHLSAPCIYSEVLESLELEAGQSFLNLGSGTGYLSTMAGLILGAYGANHGVEIHEDVVEYAREKLEDFKTKSSAFEEFDFCEPQFVVGNCLQLTSGCRLYDRVYCGAACPAEHENYMRNLIKVGGILVMPLSDQLLQIRRVDETEWVSKNVLPVSFATLQSPVKEKTDVVDLPDCHVLSLQEICRHNVRFIMRNNICLEIPNILRPKRKQRPPKPRRPVGRRGRLVNLVPMQMGMMILNNISDSSDDIDDEDDDDIRLRNDLGPSKTSDDEINEEDDDEEDEGNVSGNEENTAESTTENSSDSHRSDRSEQKTKRKLRQHSVTEDSEREAAADALNNGLNMEEKNDSKPTTSSSTDNKRSSPSSFCEDWQEETGCGSKRMRCVAMEEGEEKEMEETKEKDASDIPQNKTRSQRAQRELSSEDSDVDSMDVDSLRAAFQAPPTPTSVLNALHLLSIPRKVRCSSSTSADTSETSGFGSFGDEPLELTAMGGDRDSPPSTTADKDFPHSVVGNRRSPPNMNVNGNSPGCMEESDVEAFASIDKKASSIKTSSDSDTSGESATCPDQYEGPTLGQLMKERIQGLPLPLALRSYLSYYRN from the exons ATGGGAGGCGCTGTGAGCActggtgacgacaatgatgagTTGGTGGATAACCTGGTGGATGCTGACTACATCAAAACCCTGAAGATAGAACGCATCTTCAGGGCAGTGGACCGGGCAAACTACTTTCTTCCAGATCACGTGGAGAGTGCTTACAAGGACCTGGCCTGGAAGCATGGGCATCTGCATCTGTCAGCTCCCTGCATCTACTCTGAGGTTCTGGAATCTCTGGAACTGGAGGCTGGACAGTCCTTTCTCAACCTTGGCAGTGGCACCGGCTACCTCAGCACTATGGCTGGGCTGATACTGG GTGCCTATGGCGCCAACCATGGGGTGGAGATTCACGAAGATGTGGTGGAGTATGCACGAGAGAAGCTGGAAGACTTCAAGACCAAGTCAAGTGCCTTTGAGGAGTTTGATTTCTGCGAGCCTCAGTTTGTGGTGGGCAACTGCCTGCAGCTGACCTCGGGATGTCGCCTGTATGACCGAGTGTACTGTGGGGCTGCCTGTCCCGCAGAGCATGAGAACTACATGAGGAATCTCATCAAAGTGGGCGGCATACTGGTCATGCCTCTCAGCGATCAG TTGCTGCAGATTCGACGTGTGGATGAAACAGAGTGGGTGTCCAAAAATGTTCTGCCGGTGTCCTTTGCGACTTTGCAGTCCCCTGTCAAAGAGAAAACGGATGTTGTGGATCTTC cGGATTGCCATGTGCTGAGTCTGCAAGAGATTTGTCGGCACAACGTTCGCTTCATCATGCGGAACAACATTTGCTTGGAGATCCCAAACATCTTGCGTCCAAAACGGAAACAGCGTCCCCCAAAGCCAAGAAGACCAGTGGGACGAAGAGGTCGTCTTGTCAATCTGGTGCCAATGCAGATGGGTATGATGATACTCAACAACATCAGTGACAGCagcgatgatattgatgatgaggatgatgatgatatcaggcTACGCAATGACTTGGGGCCTTCAAAGACCAGTGATGATGAAATCaatgaggaggatgatgatgaggaagatgaagGAAATGTCTCGGGAAATGAAGAAAACACAGCTGAGTCTACGACTGAAAATTCGAGTGACAGTCATCGGTCAGATCGATCAGAGCAGAAGACCAAAAGGAAGCTGCGACAGCACTCAGTCACCGAAGATTCCGAACGAGAAGCAGCTGCTGATGCCTTAAACAATGGATTGAACATGGAGGAAAAGAATGACTCCAAACCCACCACTTCCAGCAGCACAGATAACAAGCGAAGCTCACCAAGTTCTTTCTGCGAGGACTGGCAAGAGGAGACTGGATGTGGATCAAAGCGAATGCGATGCGTGGccatggaggagggagaggaaaaagaaatggaagaaaccAAGGAAAAGGATGCTTCAGATATTCCTCAGAACAAAACAAGGTCTCAACGAGCTCAGAGAGAATTGTCGTCCGAAGACTCTGATGTTGACAGCATGGACGTGGATTCGCTGAGGGCAGCATTTCaagcaccccccactcccacatctGTCCTGAATGCTCTTCATCTCCTGTCCATCCCCCGAAAAGTTCGCTGCTCCTCATCCACCAGTGCTGACACCTCAGAAACTTCTGGTTTTGGCTCCTTCGGGGACGAACCATTGGAACTGACCGCTATGGGTGGAGATCGCGATTCTCCCCCCAGTACAACAGCTGACAAAGATTTTCCCCACAGCGTTGTGGGCAACAGAAGATCTCCCCCGAACATGAACGTCAACGGGAATTCGCCTGGATGTATGGAAGAGTCTGATGTCGAAGCCTTCGCTTCCATAGACAAAAAGGCATCCTCCATCAAGACCAGCAGTGACAGCGACACCAGTGGGGAAAGTGCCACCTGTCCTGACCAGTACGAGGGACCCACGTTAGGTCAGCTGATGAAAGAACGCATCCAGGGGCTGCCGCTTCCTCTTGCCCTCAGGTCCTATTTGTCATACTACAGAAATTAA